In Gammaproteobacteria bacterium, the sequence GGCCGCTTCGACCGACGCATCCAGTCCGGCGTAGCCATCGTGATCCATCAGCAGATTGTCCACGGCACTGACGCCCGGCGGCTGCATCGCATAATTGCTGGCGGTGCGCAGCACCATGGTGCGTTGCTTGTCGACCTTGCCGGCCTTGTCGAGGTAGACCAGCGACTGGTAGGTGCCGGTGTCTTCCATTGCCGAGGACACGAAGTTGCCCTTGCCGTCACTCCAATACTTGACCCAGCGATTGGCCCAGTCGTTGAGCAGCTTGCCGTGCCAATAGGTCATGCCAGCGAGGTTGTCGCCCTTGAGCACGAACGGCGGCTTCTGCCCGTTGGGAAAGCCCTGGTAAGTCTCACGTCGGCGGCGCAGCACGTCGCTGTCGGGCAGTTCGATGTCCTTGGTGAGCTGATAGGCCCATTCGGTCATCTGCGGATCGAGATGGAACACCTCGCCCGAGGATTCCGGATGCGGCTCCTCATAGGGCTTCTTGGTGCCGCGCGCGAAATAACCGGTGGTCCAGCCTTCGGGAATCTCGCGGGGATCGATCTCGTGCGCCAGATCACCGTCGACCAGGTACTCGGCCCAGGCGGCGGAGCCGATCGAAGCGTCTTCCGGATCGAAGCCGGCGATCCCGGCCACCAGCCAGTAGGCCTTGCTCAGATCGAAACGCGGGTCCAGGCCCAGCGCCATGATCGCGCTCGACGAATTCATGGTGCCGATGCCGGTCACCATGCCGAGCACGCCGGTGTCCGGATTGAAGAACAGATCGTGATGATGCGGAAACGCGAAGCGCTGGCTCAGCTTCTGGCGCTCGTACCAGAGCTGGAATTCGGCGGCCTGGTCGCCGGTGTCCTCGCCGATTTCGAACATGGTGACCACCACCACCTTGACCTCCAGCGATTCGGCCTGCGTCGGCGATTCGATGGCGGCCTGGCTCACCTCGGCCGTGGCATCACCTGCGGCCGTATCGACCGGGGCCGGCTCCGCCGACTGCGGCGAGCATCCGGCGAGCACCAGCGCGACCGCAGCCGCGCACAGGAAGCCGGACATCCGGCCCGAGAGTCTGTGGGTATTGATCGTGTTCACCTGCCCCTACTCCTTAGCTCGATCGAGCCATCGCTTTCGTAAGGAACGCGGCGCGCGAGCCGCATCCAACACAGAATCGAGTGGCCAGCCTGCTTCCCGAATTGGATCGGGATGGTATCCCAAGCCGAGGTCAATGCGCCCGGGGAATCGCTCATGCTTTGGCACCCAGCCTTTTTCGACGTCCGCGTCGCGGGCTCCCGCCCACCATTCCGGATCAAGCCTGCGGCTTGTCCGGAATGACGACGGACGTATGCTTGCCGGCTCCCAAAAAGGGCGCGGACAGTTGCCCGTCCGCGCCCCCTTGCGAAACCACCCGCAGCGCAGCCCTAGAACTTGTAACCCAAGGTGACCAGCCAGTTGCGTGGGGTTTCCGGCAGCACCACGGAGGAGCCGAACAGATCCGGGAAGTTGGAGCGGTAGTACTCCTCGTTCGTCAGGTTCTTGCCGGACAGACCGACCGTCCAATGCGTCATTTCGTAGTTGATGCCGGCGTTCACCAGGGTGTACTCCGGCAGCTTCACCGATTGTGAGAAGCCGGAGTAGACCGAGTCCACATGCGTGGCGCCGACGGTCGCCGTCAGCCCGGACAGCCAGCCTGTGGTGCCGGTGTAGATCAGGTAGACGCTGTAGATGTTCTCGGGAACACCGGCCTTTTCGGCATCCTCGGTCAGCACCAGACCGTTGATCACGCCGCCGAACATCAATGCGGGGTCGACGCCCTCGGGCAGGTCTTCGGCACCGGCGAACGAGAACTGGTTGCCGTTCTGCGCTGCCGTCAGGTTGTGAACCTCGAGATTGGTCCAGGCGCCGGTTACGGCAAAGTTGTCGTTGATGACGCCGCGGAACTCGAACTCCCAGCCCTTGGCTTCGGTGGTGTTGTTGGTCACCGTGTCCTGTGCGTTGTAGTCGACGCGTTCCTGCTTGAAGTGCGCGACCGTGGTGTAGATGCGGCCACCCCACAGACTGGCCTTGACACCATATTCGGTGAGCTTGGAATCGGCTACGGCATGACCTTCCATGACGATATCGGCCGGCACCTGACCGCCTTGGCCGACGATCAAGGTGGTCTGCTTGGACTTGGTGAAGTACGGCGTCATCCCGGTCTTCGGAATGTCGTACGAAAGACTCCCGGACCAGGAGAAGGCGTCGTCGGACGAATCATATTTGATGCCCGTGATACCCAGGTCGTCGCAATCCGCGCCCTCCAAGCAGGTCGACTCCACGTCGATCTGGTCGTAGCGCGCGCCGGCCAGCAGGTGAATGTCGCTGAAGAACGTGTAGTCGGCCAGCACGGCCGCGGCGAGATCGGTGAAGTTGCCCTTGGTATGCGACGAATAGGGTTCGAGCCCGGGATCACGTGTCGCCAGTGAGCGCCGATCCACCGGCGAACCCGGCTGGGTGATGTCGCGGCGATCGAAATACTCGAAGGCGAAGTTGTCGCCGTGTTCGAAGTCCTGGTAGCGGATCGATGGGCTGAACTGGTAAGCCGCCTCCACCTTGTCGCCGTGCATGGTCTGGTAGGCGAAGATCAACTGATCTTCGAAGGCCCAGGTGTCCGCGAACTGCGAGAAGCCGTACTGGTTCTCGTTGTTGTTCTTGAGCGATTCGTAGAACGACTTGTTGGTCATCGTCAGGCCGCTGTCGAAATCGTGAATGAAGTCGAAGTACAACGTGATGACGTCGTCGGTCAGCTCATCGTCTTCCTGCACGAGAACCTGGCTGCCGTCGATATGCGTGGTGCCCGGATTGATCAGCGCCATGTTCGGATGCTCCGCCAGATCCGCGAGCACGGTCTCCGCCGATTGCTGGCTGACATCGCCGAAAGGAATACCGGGGAAGCCACTACTGTCAAACGGATAGAAAATCGCCAGATCACCGGCGGCCGATTCGTCGGCCGACAAAATCCCGTCACCATTGGTGTCCAATGAAGGTGGCAGACCGGTGATGTAGGTACCGTTGTCGATCAGGTCCTGCGTCAGGCGGTTCCAGCCTGCGACTTGATTGCCTTCGTATTCCTGATACATGCCGCCGAATTCGATGCGCGACTTCGGCGTCAGGTCCATGTTGAACGAGGCCTGGTAGATGCTCTGGTCGGTGGAGGAGTTCTCGTAGTAGGACCCGGAATCCTCGGTCTCGGCATAAACGTAGTAGCCGAAGGCCTTGTCGCCGATCTTGCCGGGACCGCCGACTTCGGCGGTGAGAATGTCCTTGTCCCAGCTGCCGCGCGTGATGTTGAGCTCACCCATGGCCTTGGGCATGTACTGCCCGGTGTCGGCTCGCGCCGATTTCGGGATGAAGTTCAGGTAGCCGCCGATCTTCGACGGGCCGTAGATCGGGGAGGCCGGACCGCGCACGATGTCGATGCGGTCGGTGGCGCCGATCGGCGTCGGATAGTTGCCGGGGTTGTCGATGCGACGAACGCCGCGAAAATAGACTTCGCCCGGCGTACCGCGCACATCCAGCGAACCGGCCACACCGAAGAACGACTGCGTGAACGAACCCGGGCTCAGGGCCACCAGATCATCCAGTTCGGTGAGGTTGAAACGATTCAGCATTTCGTTGCTGATCGAGGTCACCGAACGCGGCGTCTCGAGCAGCGTCTTGTTGAAACCGAACACCGAACCGTTCGGTTCAGTCGGCAGAATCTCAAGCTGGTCGTTGACCTCGCCTTCGACCACCGTGGTACCCAGTTCGGTGGCGCTTTCCTCTTCATCGGCGTCCTGCGCCAACAGGGTGCCCGGAGCCGCCAGACTGCCGCCCAACATCATCAATGCCAGAGCCTGTGTGTTCCAGGCCATCTTTGAACGCTTCATGTGACTCCCGTCCCCAAAAAAGTTGAAAAGACTTGTCAGCTTCATTCCCGTGACATCCGCACTGGCGCACCTCAAGGCAACGCCTCCTGCGTGCATCGGCTCCACTCCCTACCGCCGCTGACATCCCGTTCCGGGACGCCAGCGCTTACCGAATGCCTGCCTCCAAGTCACACCTGGCTACCGAATCAGCGAATGACGCGCCGCGCGGTGGCTCAACTTTTTTGGGTCCGGCGATGAATCGAGCGGCAGCCCGATCAACGCCTGCCTGCTATTTCTGAGATCTGACGCTATTTGGGGATCGCTCCCTCGACTCCGGCCACATACCAGTTCATCGACATCAGCGCTTCGCTTGAAAGCGCATCGTCTTCCGGCACCTTGAGCTTGCCGCCCTGGTCCAGCAGCGGCCCCTGGAACGGCGTGAAGGAGCCGTCCGCCAGCGCCGCCTTCTTGGCCTCGAACGCCGCCACGCCATCCTCCGGGATCGCCGGCAGCAAGGGCGCCATCTGGATCATGTCGTTGGCGATGCCGCCCTTGATGTCGGCGGCCTTCCAGCTGCCGTCCATCACGGATTGCGCGGTTTCGATATAGAACGGCCCCCAGTTGAGGATCGCCGCGGAAATCTGCGCGTCCGGCGCGAAGCGGGACATATCCGAATCCCAGCCGCAGGCGTACACGCCCTTTTCCTGTGCCACCTGCAGCGTGGCCGGCGAATCCGTGTTCTGGCACATCACGTCAGCGCCCTGCGCGATCAGGGTTTCCGCGGCCTGCCGTTCCTTGCCGGGGTCGTACCAGGTGTTGACCCAGATGACCTTGGTCTTGATGTCCGGATTCACGCTCTGCGCGCCGAGCGTGAACGCATTGATGTTGCGGATCACTTCAGGAATCGGGAAAGACCCGACATAGCCCAGTTTGTTGCTCTTGCTGAGGCTGCCGGCAAGCACGCCGAGCAAATAGGCGCCTTCATAGGTACGCGCTTCGTAGACGCCGACATTGCGCCCGGTCTTGAAGCCGGTCGCATGTTCGAAAGCGACTTTCGGGAACATCCGCGCGACCTTGTGCGTGGCCGTCATGTAACCGAACGAGGTGGTGAAGATCAGCTGGTTGCCGTCCGCCGCCAGCTGGCGGATCACGCGTTCCGCGTCCGCGCCTTCCGGCACGCTTTCGACATAGGTGGTGTCGACCTGATCGCCCAGCGCCTCGACCAGCGCCAACCGGCCCTGCTCATGCGCATAGGTCCAGCCGGCATCCCCCACCGGCCCGACGTAGACGAATGCCGTCTTGAGAGGTTCTGCCGATACCGCCGCCGTCGCCAGGCACAGGCCTGCCAAAAGGGCCAGCAGTCTCGAACCGATCCGCTGCATTGTGTTCATGCGCTCCACTGTCTGTGAGGGTGTGCATGGCATCTTCGCACCGTGCCGCCGACATCGCCGTGTGGCGCCGCCGCCGACCCACCCTCGTCCGGCAATCTGGTACGCAAAGGCACTTACCGTTTGCGTACACAAGGTTTCACGCCTGCAAGCAGGCCTGTTCCCATCAGGCCGGTCGCAATCGTCGTGCCACCGCAACCAAAACCTTGTGCGGTATGGGTCTGGACACGTAGAACCCGTTCCTGGGCGGGGCTTCAACGCCGCCCTGAACGCGCGCACGCGCACCAATGGCGCACACTTTGCCCCAATAATGTGCGACGATTTTTGTACTAGATTGCATACAATCCATAACTTGCTCTGCGTACATTGCGGCTAGGACAATGCTCGGGATGGCATAGCCCTTGCGGGCTCAGCTTCCGTCAACAAAGGCTCGACACGCGATGGGCAGGCTCACCACACACGTACTCGACACGCATTCCGGACGACCGGCCGGCGGCCTCGGCCTGGAACTGCTCCGGCTGGACCCGCAGCGAACCTCGTTGTTGCGCGCCGTAACCAATGCCGACGGTCGCATCGACGCGCCGCTGCTGGACGGCGATACCTTCGTCACCGGCCGTTATGAACTGATCTTCGACGTCGCCGGCTATTTCCACGCGCAGGGTGTCGTGCTTCCGGAGCCCCCGTTCCTCGACCAGGTGCCGCTGCGCTTCGGCATCGCCGAGCCCACGCAGCACTACCACGTGCCGCTGCTGGTCTCGCCGTGGAGCTACTCCACCTACCGCGGCAGCTGAGGCCGACACCCGCGCCATGAATCCGGTCGCCGATCACTCCGTCCGCTTCGTCCTCAATGGCGAGCCGCGCTGCGTGGACGGCCTGCCGGCCACGACCACGGTGCTGCAATACCTGCGCGAACACGCCGGGCTCAGCGGCACCAAGGAAGGCTGCGCCGAAGGCGACTGCGGCGCCTGCACCGTGGTGCTCGGTGAACTCGACGATTCCGAAGCGGGTGTGCGCTATCGCGCGATCAACGCCTGCATCCGTTTCCTGCCGACGATCGACGGCAAGGAACTGCTCACGGTCGAAGGCCTGCGCGCCGCCGACGGCAGGCTGCACCCGGTGCAACAGGCGATGGTCGACGCGCACGCCTCGCAATGCGGTTTCTGCACGCCGGGCTTCGTGATGTCGCTGTTCGCGCTGTATCTGCAAACGCCGGCGGCCGAGCGCGACGAGGTCGTGGAGTGCCTGTCCGGCAACCTGTGTCGCTGCACCGGCTACCGGCCGATCATCGACGCCGGCTGCCGCATGGGCCGCTATCCCGAGCCGGCACACTGGTCGCGCGCCGAAACCACGGCACCGTCGCGCGTGCAGGCGCTGCGCCAAATCCAGCGCGACGCGGCGTTCGAACAGGCGGGCTACGCCGCGCCGCGTACGCTGGACGAACTCGCGGCCGCGCTGACCGAGCAACCCGAGGCGACGATTCTTGCCGGCAGCACCGACGTCGGCCTGTGGGCCACCAAGCAACTGCGCGAGCTGCCGGCGCTGGTCTACGTCGGCGAGGTCGCCGAACTCCGAACGATTGCCGAGACCGAAACCGGGCTCGACATCGGCGCCGCGGTTTCCCTGACCGACGCCTGGGCCGCCATCGTCGCGCGCTACCCCACGCTGGCCGAAGTCGCGCAACGCTTCGCCTCGCCGCCGGTGCGCAACGCCGGCACGCTCGGCGGCAACGTCGCCAACGGTTCGCCGATCGGCGATGCCATGCCGGTGCTGATCGCGCTCGGCGCGCAGATCACGCTGCGCCGCGGCGGCGCCATGCGGCGCCTGGCGCTGGAAGACTTCTACCTCGGCTACCAGAAGAAGGACTGGCAGCCCGGCGAGTTTCTCGTCGCGATCCATGTCCCGGCGCCACGTGCCGGCGTCTGGGTCGAAAGCTACAAGCTGTCGAAGCGGCTCGACCAGGACATCTCCGCCGTCTGTGGCGCCTATGCAATCCGTGTCGAAGCCGGCGTGGTGCGCGACGCGCGGATCGCCCACGGCGGCATGGCCGCGATTCCGGCGCGCGCACGCCAAGCCGAAACCGCCTTGATCGGCCAGCCCTGGGCCGAAGCAGCGATCGACGCCGCCATCGCGGCACTGAGCCGCGACTACGCGCCGATTGGCGACATGCGCGCCTCCGCCGACTACCGCCTGCGCGGCGCCGGCAATCTGCTGCGTCGCTTCTATCTCGCACACCCGCTGAACGGAAATGCTCCACTGTTGCGCACGCTGGCGGTGACGCTCTGATGGGCAGCGCCGTGCCGCAAGCGGATTTGGTCGGCCGCGCCACGCCGCACGAAAGCGCGCAGCTGCACGTCAGCGGCGGCGCGCATTACGCGGACGACATCAATCTGCCGGCCAATACCCTGCACGCCGCCTTCGGCCTGAGCCCAGTGGCGCACGCGCGCATTCGCAACATGGACCTGAGCGCGGTGCGCGCCGCACCGGGCGTGGTCGCGGTCTGCACCGCCGCTGACATTCCCGGCCGCAACAACTACGGCGGCATCCAGCCCGACGATCCGGTATTCGCCGAGAACCTCGTCGAATACGCCGGGCAGTCGCTGTTCCTGGTCGCCGCCAACAGCTATACCGCCGCACGCAAGGCGGCGCGGTTGGCGCAGGCCGACTACGAAACCCTGCCGGCGATTCTCGACATTCGCTCGGCGTTGGCCGCGCAAAGCTACGTGATGCCGAGCAAGCGCATCCTGCGCGGCGAACCGACGCAGGCCCTGGCACAGGCGCCGCAACGCCTGCAAGGCAGCATCGACATCGGCGGCCAGGACCACTTCTATCTGGAAGGCCAGATCGCGATCGCGATCCCGCAAGAAGACGACACGATCCTGATTCACAGCTCCACCCAGCACCCGAGCGAAGTGCAGCACATGGTCGGCGACGTGCTCGGCTGGCCTTCGCACCGCATCACTGTGCAATGCCGACGCATGGGCGGCGGCTTCGGCGGCAAGGAAAGCCAGCCTGCGCTGCTGGCCGCCGCCGCCGCGGTGATGGCGCGCAAGACCGGTCGCCCGGTGAAGCTGCGCCTGGACCGCGACGACGACATGCTGCTCACCGGCAAGCGCCACGACTTCATTGCCGACTACGAGGTCGGCTTCGACGACACCGGCCGCATCCACGCCCTCAAAGTGATGATGGCCTCGCGCTGCGGCTATTCGGCGGACCTGTCCAGCCCCGTCAACGACCGCGCGGTCTGTCACATCGACAACGCCTACTTCCTCGAACACCTGGATCTGGTCTGCCACCAGTGCAAGACCAACACCGTATCCAACACCGCTTTCCGGGGCTTCGGCGGCCCGCAGGGCATGCTCATCATCGAGCAGATCGTCGACGAGATTGCGCGCACGCTGCGGCTCGATCCGCTGACCGTGCGGCGCCGCAACTACTACGGCATCGACGAGCGCAACGAGACCCACTACGGCCAGATCGTCGAGGACAACGTGCTCGACACCATCACCGAGCAGCTGCTGATCAGCAGCGACTACGCACGCCGCCGAGCCAAGATCGCCGCGTTCAACGCCGCCAATCCCATCATCAAACGCGGCATCGCGCTGACGCCGGTGAAGTTCGGCATCTCCTTCAATGCTGTGCGCTACAACCAGGCCGGCGCGCTGGTTCACATCTACACCGACGGCAGCGTGCTGCTCAATCACGGCGGCACCGAAATGGGTCAGGGCCTGTACACCAAGGTCGCGCAGGTGGTCGCCCATGAACTGGGCCTGCCGCTGGGCGTGGTACGCCTCAGCAGTACCGACACCAGCAAGGTTCCCAACACCTCCGCCACCGCCGCCTCCAGCGGCTCCGATCTCAACGGCAAGGCCGCGCAGGCGGCGGCAATCACCCTGCGCGAACGGCTCACCGACTTTGCCTGCCGCATCACGCCGGGACTGAGGCCCGACCAAGTGCGCTTC encodes:
- a CDS encoding purine nucleoside permease, whose protein sequence is MSGFLCAAAVALVLAGCSPQSAEPAPVDTAAGDATAEVSQAAIESPTQAESLEVKVVVVTMFEIGEDTGDQAAEFQLWYERQKLSQRFAFPHHHDLFFNPDTGVLGMVTGIGTMNSSSAIMALGLDPRFDLSKAYWLVAGIAGFDPEDASIGSAAWAEYLVDGDLAHEIDPREIPEGWTTGYFARGTKKPYEEPHPESSGEVFHLDPQMTEWAYQLTKDIELPDSDVLRRRRETYQGFPNGQKPPFVLKGDNLAGMTYWHGKLLNDWANRWVKYWSDGKGNFVSSAMEDTGTYQSLVYLDKAGKVDKQRTMVLRTASNYAMQPPGVSAVDNLLMDHDGYAGLDASVEAAYVVGSTVVDDIVAHWDRYKDQLPYEAQ
- a CDS encoding TonB-dependent receptor translates to MKRSKMAWNTQALALMMLGGSLAAPGTLLAQDADEEESATELGTTVVEGEVNDQLEILPTEPNGSVFGFNKTLLETPRSVTSISNEMLNRFNLTELDDLVALSPGSFTQSFFGVAGSLDVRGTPGEVYFRGVRRIDNPGNYPTPIGATDRIDIVRGPASPIYGPSKIGGYLNFIPKSARADTGQYMPKAMGELNITRGSWDKDILTAEVGGPGKIGDKAFGYYVYAETEDSGSYYENSSTDQSIYQASFNMDLTPKSRIEFGGMYQEYEGNQVAGWNRLTQDLIDNGTYITGLPPSLDTNGDGILSADESAAGDLAIFYPFDSSGFPGIPFGDVSQQSAETVLADLAEHPNMALINPGTTHIDGSQVLVQEDDELTDDVITLYFDFIHDFDSGLTMTNKSFYESLKNNNENQYGFSQFADTWAFEDQLIFAYQTMHGDKVEAAYQFSPSIRYQDFEHGDNFAFEYFDRRDITQPGSPVDRRSLATRDPGLEPYSSHTKGNFTDLAAAVLADYTFFSDIHLLAGARYDQIDVESTCLEGADCDDLGITGIKYDSSDDAFSWSGSLSYDIPKTGMTPYFTKSKQTTLIVGQGGQVPADIVMEGHAVADSKLTEYGVKASLWGGRIYTTVAHFKQERVDYNAQDTVTNNTTEAKGWEFEFRGVINDNFAVTGAWTNLEVHNLTAAQNGNQFSFAGAEDLPEGVDPALMFGGVINGLVLTEDAEKAGVPENIYSVYLIYTGTTGWLSGLTATVGATHVDSVYSGFSQSVKLPEYTLVNAGINYEMTHWTVGLSGKNLTNEEYYRSNFPDLFGSSVVLPETPRNWLVTLGYKF
- a CDS encoding BMP family ABC transporter substrate-binding protein, whose translation is MQRIGSRLLALLAGLCLATAAVSAEPLKTAFVYVGPVGDAGWTYAHEQGRLALVEALGDQVDTTYVESVPEGADAERVIRQLAADGNQLIFTTSFGYMTATHKVARMFPKVAFEHATGFKTGRNVGVYEARTYEGAYLLGVLAGSLSKSNKLGYVGSFPIPEVIRNINAFTLGAQSVNPDIKTKVIWVNTWYDPGKERQAAETLIAQGADVMCQNTDSPATLQVAQEKGVYACGWDSDMSRFAPDAQISAAILNWGPFYIETAQSVMDGSWKAADIKGGIANDMIQMAPLLPAIPEDGVAAFEAKKAALADGSFTPFQGPLLDQGGKLKVPEDDALSSEALMSMNWYVAGVEGAIPK
- the uraH gene encoding hydroxyisourate hydrolase, which codes for MGRLTTHVLDTHSGRPAGGLGLELLRLDPQRTSLLRAVTNADGRIDAPLLDGDTFVTGRYELIFDVAGYFHAQGVVLPEPPFLDQVPLRFGIAEPTQHYHVPLLVSPWSYSTYRGS
- the xdhA gene encoding xanthine dehydrogenase small subunit, encoding MNPVADHSVRFVLNGEPRCVDGLPATTTVLQYLREHAGLSGTKEGCAEGDCGACTVVLGELDDSEAGVRYRAINACIRFLPTIDGKELLTVEGLRAADGRLHPVQQAMVDAHASQCGFCTPGFVMSLFALYLQTPAAERDEVVECLSGNLCRCTGYRPIIDAGCRMGRYPEPAHWSRAETTAPSRVQALRQIQRDAAFEQAGYAAPRTLDELAAALTEQPEATILAGSTDVGLWATKQLRELPALVYVGEVAELRTIAETETGLDIGAAVSLTDAWAAIVARYPTLAEVAQRFASPPVRNAGTLGGNVANGSPIGDAMPVLIALGAQITLRRGGAMRRLALEDFYLGYQKKDWQPGEFLVAIHVPAPRAGVWVESYKLSKRLDQDISAVCGAYAIRVEAGVVRDARIAHGGMAAIPARARQAETALIGQPWAEAAIDAAIAALSRDYAPIGDMRASADYRLRGAGNLLRRFYLAHPLNGNAPLLRTLAVTL
- the xdhB gene encoding xanthine dehydrogenase molybdopterin binding subunit; the protein is MGSAVPQADLVGRATPHESAQLHVSGGAHYADDINLPANTLHAAFGLSPVAHARIRNMDLSAVRAAPGVVAVCTAADIPGRNNYGGIQPDDPVFAENLVEYAGQSLFLVAANSYTAARKAARLAQADYETLPAILDIRSALAAQSYVMPSKRILRGEPTQALAQAPQRLQGSIDIGGQDHFYLEGQIAIAIPQEDDTILIHSSTQHPSEVQHMVGDVLGWPSHRITVQCRRMGGGFGGKESQPALLAAAAAVMARKTGRPVKLRLDRDDDMLLTGKRHDFIADYEVGFDDTGRIHALKVMMASRCGYSADLSSPVNDRAVCHIDNAYFLEHLDLVCHQCKTNTVSNTAFRGFGGPQGMLIIEQIVDEIARTLRLDPLTVRRRNYYGIDERNETHYGQIVEDNVLDTITEQLLISSDYARRRAKIAAFNAANPIIKRGIALTPVKFGISFNAVRYNQAGALVHIYTDGSVLLNHGGTEMGQGLYTKVAQVVAHELGLPLGVVRLSSTDTSKVPNTSATAASSGSDLNGKAAQAAAITLRERLTDFACRITPGLRPDQVRFADGHVELGEHSIGFKNLVALAYDARVQLSATGYYATPKIHWDRERLHGRPFFYFAYGAAVSEVAIDTLTGENQLLRTDILHDVGSSLNPAIDLGQIEGGFVQGMGWLTTEELVWNEHGELRTHAPSTYKIPTAREWPQHFDVRLLEHEPNREDTIHRSKAVGEPPLMLAISVLHAIRDAVAACGDGTAIPTLRAPATAEAVLGAVERIRGVRNE